Below is a window of Planctomycetes bacterium MalM25 DNA.
CCGAAGCCAACCCGCCGAAAGCGTACAGCGTGATCGAAGGACGCCCGCCGAACGCGCGCTGCACGAAGGCGTGCCCCAACTCGTGAACCACGATCGAAACGAGCACCGCCGCGACGAAGACGACCGCGCCGTCGAGCGGGTACTGGCTCGCCAAGAAGAGCGCCACCACCCAAAAGAAGGGCGTGATCCGCACCGGGATGCCGAAGAGCTGGAAGCTCAGGTCGTAAGGCGAGGGCGCCGAGCTGGCGAAGAGCATCGCGGATCAGGCGGCCTGACGGCCCGCTCCCGGGGTGACTTGCAGTTCTCGCAGCACGTACGCCGCGGCCCGTTCCGAGGCGCCCGGCGTGTCGACCCGCCGACGCAGCTCCTCCATGCGGGCGATCAGATCGGCGCGGGCGTCGTCGTTGGTGAGCCACTCGACGGCGTGGTCCGCGAGGCGATCGGAGCAATCGGAGTAGGTCAGGTACTCGGGCATCAGCGCGTGGGCGTCGTCGGGTGAGTCGGGATCGTAGACGCCCACCTTCTCCGGGAACAGTTTCGGCGCGGTCAGCAGGTTGACCAGCGTGATGTAAGGCACGCGTCGGAAATAGCTCTGCGCCAGGTAGAGCAGTCGCGAGGTCTTGTAGACGATCGCCGTCGGCTTCGCGTGGTGCAGCAGTTCGAGCGACACCGAACCGGAAACCGCCAGGCAGCACGTGGCCGACTCGATCACCTCGGGAGTCTGTCCGACGCAGACCGAGGGCCCCTCGGTCTTGATGAGCCCCGCGTCGTCGATCATGCGGAGGATCCCCTCGGCGTGGGCCGGCTTGAACGCGGCGACGACGAAACGGGCCTTCGGAACTCGGGCGCGGATCTTCTTCATCGCGTTGAGCAGCGTGCCGAAGTTCGCTTTGACCTCCTGCGTCCGCGAGCCGGGCAGGAGCGCGACCAACGGGCGCTCGTCATCGCTCAGGCGTTCGAGCGCCGCCTCGTCGAGTCGCCGGCTGTTGAGTTCGTCGAAGTAGGGATGCCCGACGTACGTGGCGTTCACGCCCCGCTCGCGGAGCCAGGGCTCCTCGAACGGCAGCTTGCAGAGCCCGTGATCGACATCGCGGCGGAGCTTCTTCACACGCCAGGACGCCCAGCCCCACACTTGGGGCGTGCCGTAGTAGAAGACCGGCACGCCGCGTTTCTTCGCGTGCCGGGCGATGTGCCAGTTGAAGCCCGGGAAGTCGATCAGCACCACCGCGTCGGGCCGCTGCTCGTCGAAGATCCGCGCCGCCCGCGAAGAGAGCTTGAAGAACTGCGGCAGCTTCCAGAAGACCTGCAAGAAGCCCATCACGGCGAGCGTGGTCAGGTCGTAATGCAGCTCGGCGCCCGCCTTACGCATGCGGGGCCCGCCGTAGCCGACGCAACGGATCGTCTCCCCCGAACCGGCTTGCAGAGCGCGGATCAGGTTCGCCCCGTGCAGGTCGCCGCTCGGTTCGCCGACCGAGAAGAAGATTGTCTTCGCCATCCGTGGTCACCGCGTGGTGGTTTGCGTAAGTAGCGCAAGCGCGGCGGGAGTGTGGCAGAACGGGCGGGGCGACGCAGCCCCAGTTAGGGGGCCGGATCTCGGGCCTCCCCTGAGTCGCTAGCGACCCGCTCTGAATTGTTGGAAGCGAGCCACCCTCTCGACCCCCTAAACCCGCGGTTTGAGCGGGTGGCCAAAGAAAAAAATGGACACGGGCCGCCT
It encodes the following:
- a CDS encoding Glycosyl transferase, whose translation is MAKTIFFSVGEPSGDLHGANLIRALQAGSGETIRCVGYGGPRMRKAGAELHYDLTTLAVMGFLQVFWKLPQFFKLSSRAARIFDEQRPDAVVLIDFPGFNWHIARHAKKRGVPVFYYGTPQVWGWASWRVKKLRRDVDHGLCKLPFEEPWLRERGVNATYVGHPYFDELNSRRLDEAALERLSDDERPLVALLPGSRTQEVKANFGTLLNAMKKIRARVPKARFVVAAFKPAHAEGILRMIDDAGLIKTEGPSVCVGQTPEVIESATCCLAVSGSVSLELLHHAKPTAIVYKTSRLLYLAQSYFRRVPYITLVNLLTAPKLFPEKVGVYDPDSPDDAHALMPEYLTYSDCSDRLADHAVEWLTNDDARADLIARMEELRRRVDTPGASERAAAYVLRELQVTPGAGRQAA